The Apostichopus japonicus isolate 1M-3 chromosome 20, ASM3797524v1, whole genome shotgun sequence nucleotide sequence TTTCTGTTcgtattttcaaattaaaatgagaatgaaaccaatgccatcactGGATCAGGCTAAAAcgttaatttttttcttaaatgagCCCATCTTTAGAGCTGAAGATAGACATGATAATAAATAAAGACAAGCAAGAAAAACTTGAAGCACAAGTGTTAGGAGTGTAAGCtgagtggttaacgccggtgccttccaatcgtAAGGTccagagttcgagtcactccaagattaatgtatgtcgtccagttacagagttgttgacaattgacaattcctaatcatggacattaaatatgaaattagagactgactttggacagcttgcggctttgataagccaatgatggcttctttgcaagttcctgcttgcaggaggatctaaaatacatacatgcatacatacaagTCGGCTTGCATTTAGGCTTGATCAAGTCCTCCCACCCTGTTGGTGAAAGAAGGTTTAATCTACAGTATATACTAAACGGAATAAGGTTTTCTAagctgtttggggaagttgttcatgacagtaaTTTCTATGACATGAAACCAATAGTTCATGTCTCCTTTAAACTTAGACAGAAACTATATCTTCATTTTTAAGGTCGTTACGACACATGCTTTGTTACGGCTGTTACAGCATATGCTATACAATGCTATGCGTAAGCTTGCACAAATGGTATATATCCCTATCATGTTGCATTATTGTTTACAATGCATGCATGAACATCCTATTACAACTTACTGTCATAAATTTACAATATGTGCtataaaatatgttacaacATAAACTACAAGTAACAGatctatattattatttttgttacatTACTATTACGACAAAATCCTTTGTTACAACATTTGAACTGTCACAACATTTGAGTTGTTACAACATAACATTTGAATTGTTAAAAAATGTGATGTAATATGGTTTAaccagaaaaagaaaattgttcagTGGTTCTGTTGCCCAAACATAACTACTGATAGAAAGATATGCTATTAAATggtttgaaaaacacatacgcTACCAGAAAGCTTGAACAGAAACTATATCTCTATTTTGTTGCCTAACTGTTCGTTGCACAAGTACTTGGACCAGTAAATCTGACAGggttttgaaatattattctttACATACAACAGACTCACTTAAGTTTCTTGATCAGCTCCAACCTACGATAACCTTTAACAGTCTGGATTATGCTgccacaaaattaaaacatcctAAAAAGGCTCCGtcttaaaaaaaagttgcataaaataaattaaaacagacTGTTGCAAATTCTTGATGGAATGTTATTTGTATAATAACAGCAATATAAAGGTATGCAAATTTTTTAACAAGCACCACAAGATCTGATACTTGGGTTGAACAGCCCAATGAATGTGAAGAGGCATAAGTCCTTTTCCTTGACACGTCGTTCTGAAGGCTACTAATTTTGTTCGCCCAAAGTGTCTGCCAGAATGGTTGTCTTGCTTGCATCCTTTACATTCATCAATATATTTGAATAGCCACTAGCTTGTGTTTCCGTTTCAAAGGCAGTGTGTTCACATGAGGAGAGTGGTGGGTGTATTGGTACtctaagggaggggggggggatgggaggggcaGATGAGGAGGCTACCTATTTTTGCCAGCTTTTTTCTTCATCTTATCTCCGCTTGGTCTCTGCTTTCTCTTTGATGTTGATTTTCTCCGAGAGAGTTTGCTTCCAGAGATACCCTGACGTGACTTAAACTGAGAGTGTTTCTCTATCAGGCCGGTGAGCTTGCCCTGCTCAGCTAACATGGACAGGAATGTAAACAAGAACGGGTCGTAATTGTGGGTCCTCCGGCAGTCGTCAATCTGATATGGGAAGAAGGGTAATGATCAATCATATTTCAccacttttcttctttttacaaCAATTAAGTTCCTTTATtcatttttctctctaataCTTTGAAAGTGTAGTTTATACTGATTgaaatgacaatttaaataatgtCATCTGAGTAATAATCAAATAAGataagaatataaataaatattatttttacatACTTTTTGCTCTATGTATCTGTTTTTATATGCAAGGTAAAATTTCTACTCTCTCTCTCCAATTCCTGCAGcccagccccccacccccccccccccctttctacccaaataataaaaaagtagaAAGTTACACACAACTAAACTGCTAATTTGTGGCATTGTCAAAACGGATGTTCTAAACCAAATACTCATCAGCTGTATTGAGGTCTAGCCTCATTGCAATCAATTTAGAACTATGGTTTGCAATGGCTAATATGGTATACAGCACTACTTGAGTAACCAAACAAGCGAGCTTGGTAGAAAATGTACTAGGATGAATAAACTTCAATGCAATACAAACCCACTGTTTGGACAAAAAGTGAAACTTATTGTTACCAAATTGTGCAGTACCCAAGATATAATTTGGAGACCctataaaatatatgttaatgttatCCATATCCATAGAGtacagagaaaacaaaatttatcatttttaccTTATATTTTGCCCTCTTTTCTTTTTCGTCTTGGACTTTTTGCTCAAATTGCTGGATTTCTTCTTCCACACTTTTCATCATCTCCAGAAGTTGCtgctccaaaaaaaaaaaaaaaaaaaggaaaagaaaagggggaaagaaaagaaggaataaaaaggagacaaatataaaataatatcacAAATGGATTTTTATGGTCACTCAAGATTCACATGTTGGCATTTTTCCTTATTCATGTAAGACCAACATTCCATTTTTCTTAACAGCAGTttattcttcagatgttaattGCTCAAAGTATGTCAATGGTTAATTAACATATGTAATTAACACATGTAAATAATTAACATATGTCTATTTATATGAGGTGTACAAATGTCAGATGTTTGAGAGTTACAAGACATGAAGCAAGTTGTCAATTAACCATTTATGTTAATTGTGATGCAAAAGAGGAGCTCTGGCAAACATTCCTGCTTTCTGGACATTAATTGTTAAGGAGCCGCGTGTGGCTCGTGAACCACTGTTTGGCCTGCCGTGATATAAAATGATATAACTAACATGACTAAGTTTTTCTTGATATCGGAGTAATTTTTCATATGTTGATAATAATGACAGAAACCTTTAACTGACATAATGAAAAGCAGACCTTCAAAACAGCTCAATGGCTACACTACAGCATACATTTGCAAATTACAAGACCATATCAGATGATAAAAACCTTAACCCAAAATTTGAACCCATTGCCTTCCCTACATAAGGGTTTCATTTTATAATTTACGCACCGTTGGTGTTACTGAGATTGATATGGCGGGCTTTACTTTATCAAACTTAACTTACCCTTGGGGTAAATGGACTAGCCCCATCCAAATCAGCTGCACTTTCAAGGCTCTTAGATGTCATACTTGTTCCTTCCTCCTGTTTCTTAGCCTGTGCATGTTTAACCTTAGATGTCGGGGAAGTTACCAGACCAGATCTCAATTCCTTTCCACCAGAATCCAACCTTCTCCTTCTCAGCTCCAGATTTGCTTCTTCATCCTCCAACCTTTGGATGCGCTCTTTATCCTTTTCGATGACGTCGATGATCTCTTCCAGAGTCCTCCGTTCCTCCGTGTAGGAGCTAGCTTTCCACTGTTGGAACTTTGTAACCTTTGCCGAGTTTGGACTGTTGGCTCTAGAATGGTTCAGGGACCTCATCGGTGAATTGAAGGCGCTCCCGACCTCAGAGGCGGAATCCGTGCTGTAATTGCTGAACGGGGATGAAGGGGTGGCGGTTTTCTCAAACAGGGTCTGGATGGTCAGAGGTTTAGCTATGTCTGACAGAACTACACATGGTGGGAGGGAGAGGTTTTCTGATTCCAGGCCatagggggaggaggaggcagGAGGAATGAGAGGCTGAGGAGGGTTGTAATCAATCAGGTCTCTCTTGATGGAGTCTGCAATTTGAGATTCACTGCTCGTTGAGGATGTTTCCGCACGTTTGCTAGCATCGGAGTTGCTCACCGTGTCGCCTTCCATCTCAGATTCAGTTGAAGGGCTGGAGGCCTCGTCAGCTGAGGGTAGACTCTTAGCGTAGTTGTGATTGTCAAGAGCTGATGGCAGTCTAATGGTATATGAGAGAGGAAGAGAATGTACAGCATGTTAATGGCAGTCTAATGGTATATGAGAGAGAGTAAAGCATGATAAACCAGTTAGGTATGTACTTTAATACATATACTAAGGGAAGAAGTCATACAATTGAAGTTAAAAGCAATCTTCCATTAGTTAGAAGACCAACGGTTTAATATGCGCACAGTATGTTGAACAAGCAGATTTTGATGGTCATTTTATGATAGTCAGTCTTGAGTAAACACATCTGCCTTTCAAACACAGAACAATGTTTAAATACCGTGCAGAGACCGGTAACACTTCCACCTTCTTCTTGGACTTGTGGTGGTGCTTCTTCTTCCGTTTCTTCCGtttatgatggtgatgatgatggtggtggtggtggtgatggtggtgtgATTCTGTCACCTCCACTGGTTTAATGACAGCCTCCGAAGCCTCCACCACTCCTACCAGTGTTATCCTCTCCTCTGGGGTGACACTCATCTCAGCCGTCGAGCTTTCTCTTATCTCTACTGGTTTAACATCGTCCATCTTCATCTCCTCTTTCTTGATATCTGTTTCATCTGTCCCGAAATTCTTCATCGCATCTTTCTTTTTAATGTCTTCAATTTTCTGTTGCTCTTCTCTGATAAGCTATACAAAGACATAATTCATTTCCAAAGAAGATTTATGATAAAAGTTTTTCCTTTAAAACGAGTGAAAAATCTCCTGCTGATATTTTGGTTATCCCATCATTGAGATACAATGTAACTTTATATGTTAGTTTCGTCAAGACTGACCCTTTCAGACAGGTTACCAGACACATAACAAGAACTTACTGGATAAAACAACTTTATCTTTTGGACGACCTAAAGGTAAAAGCTTGCTTCTCAAAGAACAACAtacaaaatttctttaaaatcagCAAACATGATGGAATTTATCACTCTCTTAATACTTCTGGAAATCAACAAATCTGAATTTGAATAGCTTTCACATAATCAATGAGATTGTCAATGAAAAGTTAGATGGACTGACAAGTGGACAGAAGCACCTTTCAACTATTTAACACATTGTATTGAAGTGTTGAATATCACTAATTTAAAATAAGGTTAGGATGTAGATATTGGaccagaaaagaagaaagaccCACCTTACTGATTAATTCAAGGGTAAGAAATGCATTcttatttatttgaaatattttttgacTATGCACACAGCAATTGCAAGATGGTTTAAGTTAAGACGCCTAAGTTGGTTT carries:
- the LOC139961242 gene encoding ubiquitin carboxyl-terminal hydrolase BAP1-like, encoding MNEGWLELESDPGLFTLLVQEFGVEGIQVEEIYDLQKPVEGPVYGFIFLFKWIEERRARRKVSVDDEACVRDEGILKDMFFAHQVVPDSCATHALLSILLNCPCDVELGKTLSEFKDFTRNFSPESKGFAIGNMPEIAKVHNSHAHPEPPRLPEKQLSGLTKTTSGDTFHFVSYVPIKDRLFELDGLKPYPIDHGPWAETEDWTEKFRRVIAERLENEGGESDIRFNLMAVVSDRQSSYEEKLNTLRTNRQIIRQAIQRLIREEQQKIEDIKKKDAMKNFGTDETDIKKEEMKMDDVKPVEIRESSTAEMSVTPEERITLVGVVEASEAVIKPVEVTESHHHHHHHHHHHHHHKRKKRKKKHHHKSKKKVEVLPVSARLPSALDNHNYAKSLPSADEASSPSTESEMEGDTVSNSDASKRAETSSTSSESQIADSIKRDLIDYNPPQPLIPPASSSPYGLESENLSLPPCVVLSDIAKPLTIQTLFEKTATPSSPFSNYSTDSASEVGSAFNSPMRSLNHSRANSPNSAKVTKFQQWKASSYTEERRTLEEIIDVIEKDKERIQRLEDEEANLELRRRRLDSGGKELRSGLVTSPTSKVKHAQAKKQEEGTSMTSKSLESAADLDGASPFTPRQLLEMMKSVEEEIQQFEQKVQDEKEKRAKYKIDDCRRTHNYDPFLFTFLSMLAEQGKLTGLIEKHSQFKSRQGISGSKLSRRKSTSKRKQRPSGDKMKKKAGKNR